A portion of the Acidisarcina polymorpha genome contains these proteins:
- the leuB gene encoding 3-isopropylmalate dehydrogenase: MHLRIALLAGDGIGPEVIQEAVNVLDAVGEVGGHTFEYMPLLIGGAGIDAHGTPLPNETLQKTLTCDAALLGAVGDNKFNKLAPSERPEAGLLKIRAELGGFANLRPAIAYKALANNSPLRHEITEGADIMFVRELLGGLYFGEPRLWDKQLRRAHNTMVYTQDEVERVARIAFDIAAKRPKKKLTSVDKANVLECSQMWRFVVDQVANEYPNVTVEHQLVDSMAIHLMTRPRDFDVILTENLFGDILSDESGVITGSLGMLPSATVGGKVNLYEPIHGSAPDIAGQGKANPIGTILTAAMMLRISGGLETEAKGIEDAVVQVLEAGYRTPDILSRNVDGQHAVDTQLMGRLLVDLVKANLAASLSAL, encoded by the coding sequence ATGCACCTTAGAATTGCACTACTAGCAGGTGACGGCATTGGCCCGGAGGTCATCCAAGAGGCGGTCAACGTCCTTGATGCCGTTGGGGAGGTCGGCGGACACACCTTCGAGTACATGCCATTGCTCATCGGCGGCGCGGGCATCGACGCGCACGGCACGCCCCTACCCAACGAGACCCTGCAGAAAACACTCACCTGCGATGCCGCACTGCTTGGCGCGGTAGGTGATAACAAGTTCAACAAGCTAGCCCCCAGCGAGCGCCCCGAAGCCGGCCTGCTCAAGATTCGCGCTGAACTCGGCGGATTCGCCAATCTGCGTCCTGCGATCGCCTACAAGGCACTCGCCAACAACAGCCCGTTACGCCACGAGATAACCGAAGGCGCCGACATAATGTTTGTGCGTGAACTTCTCGGTGGCCTCTACTTCGGCGAACCACGCTTGTGGGACAAGCAACTCCGCCGCGCTCACAACACCATGGTCTACACGCAGGATGAGGTCGAGCGAGTTGCAAGGATTGCCTTCGATATTGCAGCCAAGCGCCCGAAGAAAAAGCTCACCAGCGTAGATAAGGCCAACGTACTCGAGTGCTCGCAGATGTGGCGTTTCGTCGTCGATCAGGTCGCGAACGAGTATCCGAACGTCACGGTCGAGCATCAGCTTGTCGACTCGATGGCCATCCACCTCATGACGCGTCCACGCGATTTCGATGTGATCCTTACCGAAAACCTCTTCGGTGACATCCTTTCCGACGAGAGCGGGGTCATCACCGGCTCACTCGGCATGCTGCCCTCAGCCACGGTCGGGGGCAAGGTCAACCTTTATGAGCCCATACACGGCTCCGCGCCGGATATCGCCGGCCAGGGCAAGGCCAATCCCATCGGCACCATCCTTACCGCAGCGATGATGCTGCGCATTTCTGGCGGTCTGGAGACCGAAGCAAAGGGCATCGAAGACGCTGTCGTTCAGGTGCTCGAAGCTGGGTACCGCACCCCTGACATTTTAAGCCGCAACGTGGACGGTCAACATGCCGTCGACACGCAGTTGATGGGAAGACTCCTCGTCGACCTCGTCAAGGCAAACTTGGCAGCGAGCTTGTCGGCCTTGTAG